TTCGGAAGTTGAGCGTTATCCACATGGCCTGCGCCTGAAGCCAACAACGGTTAGCGACAGTAAGCAGCGAGGCACCCAGAGCCCCAAGAAGCACCGCTGGCCTGTGTGCCTGCTGAGGCCCTAGAACAGACACACTCCGTCCGGCCAGTCGGCGGGTGAAGCACCGACTTCTCAGGCGCCAGGCACCGCTCCGATGGCCGGGGAGTCGGCAGTGGTAGCTACCGACACTGCACTGCGAGACGCTCTAGGGTGGAACGAAGACCTGCGCTTGGCAGCCTGCATCTGAAGCCGTGATGGCTCGGAGTGAACAACCACCGACAATGTAGGTTTCGTGGGCATCATATCaactataaaagaaaaacgTGTCTCGCTGTACTCTATGAGTTTTGTAAAGTAGCCTTCATCATCGACTTTTCAATCAACTCCAGCCCCACCATACAACTTACAACTCGACCAAGTCCACTGCTTATTCTTGGTTAACAGTCTCATCATCATGACAGAAAAACGAACACAAACGCACGGCACTTGCGACCCTAAGTTTCAAGAGGTACGCAAGCAACTTCAGGACAATATCGACAGTGGAGAAGAAGTCGGCGCCGCCATTGCTGTCAACATTGATGGCAACGATGTTGTAAACCTGTGGGGTGGCTACACGGACAAGGAACGCACCCAGCCATGGACCAAAAACACCCTCGTCACCATCTTCTCCTCCACCAAGACCGTCCTCAGTCTCGCCATCCTCATTCTCGTCGACCAAAAAGTCCTTTCGATCAACGACAAGGTCTCGAAGCATTGGCCTGAGTTCGCCGCCAATGGTAAAGAAGATATCGAGATCCGCCATATCCTCTCTCACACGTCGGGGGTCTCTGGCTGGGATGCCGATGGACCGCTCTCTTTCGAAGAAATCTCTGACCTCGACGCAGCTGCAGCAAAGCTAGCTACGCAGGCACCGTGGTGGGAACCTGGCACAGCATCTGGATATCACTCATTCACGTTTGGCCATCTACTAGCAGCCATCGTCCGTCGCGCGATGGGTACAACGCTAAGAGATTTCATCATGGAAGAGATCGTGAAGCCACTGGGCGCAGACTTTCACTTTGGCGTTTCCGACAAAGAACTCCCCCGGACGACGGATGTTATTTCCGCACCTATGCCTCCCCTCGGTCCCGGCATGGGTCCCCAGCCAGGCTCCATCACGTTCAAGACCATGAACCCCATGCCCTTCCCCTCAGACTTCGCCAACGGTCCTACCTGGCGCCAGGGCGACATCCTCGCCGGGAGCGGGCACGCCAATGCCTACGCGCTCACGCGAATTCTCTCGATCATCAGTCTCGGCGGCAGCGTCGACGGCAAACGTTTCCTCTCACAAGACACCATCAACCTCATATTTGAGCAACAATCCAACGGGGTTGATCTTGTTATGGGCGTGCCTATGCGTTTCGGTATTGTATTTGGCATTACGGGCGAAGGTGGTACGGCGGTTGCTGATTTCCTGCCTAACGGACGTATATGCTTCTGGGCAGGCCTCGGTGGATCATTCGTCGTTATGGATCTAGACAAGAAAATCACCATCGCATATGTAATGAACAAGCTGTCCATGTCGGGTTTGGGAAACAACGCTGCGAAGTCTTACATCAGGGCCATTTATAAGGCATTAAAGGAGCAGTGACATGAGGTCGTAAAGGGTTGCACAACACGACTTCTTGGTTCCATCGAATAGTTGTTATGTAATGCACTCAATGGTACAATAGGATTTGCAATTATCATTCTCCGGCATCACTTGCCCTAGGACTCCATGATGATGAGATCAATGTCGCAAGGTCCAGCACGAGAGTACCTTACCGAAATCGCTACCTAAGGTACGTGAAATCAAGCTTCTCGAGTTCCACAGGCGGCAGGCAGAAGTTTAAGGGATAAGCTTCCTTAGCTCTATCAAGTCATTGCGATTGGTTGATCAAGAGATCTAGGCTCTAGCATGGGCTCGCAATGTTGAA
The DNA window shown above is from Colletotrichum lupini chromosome 7, complete sequence and carries:
- a CDS encoding beta-lactamase; amino-acid sequence: MTEKRTQTHGTCDPKFQEVRKQLQDNIDSGEEVGAAIAVNIDGNDVVNLWGGYTDKERTQPWTKNTLVTIFSSTKTVLSLAILILVDQKVLSINDKVSKHWPEFAANGKEDIEIRHILSHTSGVSGWDADGPLSFEEISDLDAAAAKLATQAPWWEPGTASGYHSFTFGHLLAAIVRRAMGTTLRDFIMEEIVKPLGADFHFGVSDKELPRTTDVISAPMPPLGPGMGPQPGSITFKTMNPMPFPSDFANGPTWRQGDILAGSGHANAYALTRILSIISLGGSVDGKRFLSQDTINLIFEQQSNGVDLVMGVPMRFGIVFGITGEGGTAVADFLPNGRICFWAGLGGSFVVMDLDKKITIAYVMNKLSMSGLGNNAAKSYIRAIYKALKEQ